A window from Elusimicrobiota bacterium encodes these proteins:
- a CDS encoding protein kinase, which produces MASLCPGARAECGVCEQPYHDHANNKVQCVPIPNCKPTGVDATGTGTGTASETPVQAAIGTGKKVVAGFGGSVQTQAVQGAQGGTAATGFAQGLTAGGGDALVGGDGGDFNAAVMLTPEDALNRLHARQQMWQSQYGTTMNGKYEVLIRSAARDLETWTQKQGENGIDQGTYMRAMGLLNSQIGLAYWAEVPGIEPAQRQAEIDRISARVGRFHDELPADVMEVVHKAYDEGVKAASNVPTTKPGQPNTPGTNPNAGGGFPGGGLPTRPMIDQMLRTDPKSPSNWVWSARESLSKGDKAAGLSALDNAIKAGGNAESFALRGGLRLDDKDFNGAYQDAKKALELNPGDKNALGILKSAEGRTSPGVASGPGGSGAAGGAYANRAPAGFAAGGFDTGRPREIAGMTSPAVLSSNQKLDEARRALNMGDLQAALALAQRALELNPANSAAHNLMSYVYSRLRDYPRAIASASAGLALEPRNAVLLNNKAYAQNHAKRYRDGLETSTHAIEADSRNAYSYANRAYSYGGLGDKQAMLADIDQAAALDPAFKGAAAQASELQLPSNADILFMFPGEDPAAAVPAGPARGKSFGVVVGAGILGGLLLALGLLSTVLAPLKDSVVSAFTKATRRGPSVHALEEDSTPASASPAEASGVIRGQYEIVRQIGAGGMGMVYEGTDRSLGRRVAIKKMRDELRVNPRERERFVIEAKTVASLRHPNIVDIYAIAEEGDDVYLVFEYVDGKTIHDLVQSQGRLNRADAVRATSAMGEALTYAHAHGVIHRDMKPSNKVMDFGIARMAKDALTRYSMTNTVVGTPPYMAPEQEQGVVRKESDVYALAICSYEMLTGKLPFIGVAAGMLMNKINMSYILPSRAIAGLPASIDEVFLKAFQADPDQRYRTPKEFADALEAAFGGARSSRPV; this is translated from the coding sequence GTGGCGTCACTTTGCCCCGGCGCGCGTGCCGAATGCGGCGTTTGCGAGCAGCCGTACCACGATCACGCCAACAACAAAGTCCAGTGCGTGCCGATCCCGAACTGCAAGCCGACTGGCGTCGATGCCACCGGTACCGGCACGGGCACCGCTTCGGAGACGCCCGTGCAGGCGGCGATAGGCACCGGGAAGAAAGTGGTTGCCGGCTTCGGCGGCTCCGTCCAGACCCAGGCTGTTCAGGGCGCACAGGGCGGGACGGCCGCGACGGGGTTCGCGCAAGGCCTTACCGCGGGCGGCGGCGATGCGCTCGTGGGCGGCGACGGCGGCGACTTCAACGCCGCCGTGATGCTCACGCCCGAGGATGCGCTGAACCGGCTTCATGCGCGCCAGCAGATGTGGCAGAGCCAGTACGGGACCACGATGAACGGCAAGTACGAGGTCCTCATCCGGAGCGCGGCGCGCGATCTCGAGACGTGGACCCAGAAGCAGGGAGAGAACGGGATCGATCAGGGCACGTACATGCGGGCGATGGGCTTGCTGAACAGCCAGATCGGCCTGGCGTATTGGGCGGAGGTGCCCGGCATCGAGCCCGCGCAGCGCCAGGCCGAGATCGACCGGATCAGCGCGCGCGTCGGCCGTTTCCATGACGAGCTGCCGGCCGACGTGATGGAGGTCGTGCACAAGGCTTACGACGAGGGCGTCAAGGCGGCTTCGAACGTCCCGACGACGAAGCCCGGCCAGCCGAACACGCCGGGCACGAACCCGAACGCGGGCGGCGGCTTCCCCGGAGGCGGGCTGCCGACGCGCCCGATGATCGATCAGATGCTGCGGACCGACCCCAAGAGCCCCTCGAACTGGGTCTGGAGCGCGCGCGAATCGCTGTCGAAGGGAGACAAGGCCGCCGGCCTGAGCGCCCTGGACAACGCGATCAAGGCGGGCGGCAACGCGGAGTCGTTCGCCCTGCGCGGCGGCCTGCGCCTCGACGACAAGGACTTCAACGGCGCCTACCAGGACGCGAAGAAGGCGCTCGAGCTGAATCCGGGCGACAAGAACGCGCTGGGGATCTTGAAGTCCGCCGAGGGCCGCACCTCTCCCGGCGTGGCCTCGGGCCCCGGCGGCTCGGGCGCGGCCGGCGGCGCGTACGCGAACCGGGCCCCCGCGGGCTTCGCGGCGGGCGGCTTCGACACGGGGCGGCCGCGCGAGATCGCGGGCATGACCAGCCCCGCGGTCCTGTCCTCGAACCAGAAGCTCGACGAGGCGCGCCGCGCCTTGAACATGGGCGACCTGCAGGCGGCGCTCGCTTTGGCCCAGCGCGCGCTCGAGTTGAACCCGGCCAACTCCGCGGCCCACAACCTCATGTCCTACGTCTACTCGCGCCTGCGCGATTATCCCCGCGCGATCGCCTCGGCGAGCGCGGGCCTCGCGCTGGAGCCGCGCAACGCCGTCTTGCTCAACAACAAGGCCTACGCGCAGAACCACGCGAAGCGCTACCGCGACGGCCTCGAGACCTCGACCCACGCCATCGAGGCCGACTCGCGCAACGCGTACTCCTACGCCAACCGCGCCTACTCCTACGGCGGCCTCGGCGACAAGCAGGCGATGCTCGCCGACATCGACCAGGCCGCCGCCCTCGACCCCGCCTTCAAGGGGGCCGCGGCGCAGGCGTCCGAGCTCCAGCTCCCCTCGAACGCCGACATCCTGTTCATGTTTCCGGGGGAGGACCCGGCCGCGGCCGTCCCCGCGGGGCCCGCGCGGGGCAAGAGCTTCGGCGTCGTGGTCGGCGCGGGGATCCTCGGCGGCCTGCTGCTGGCGCTGGGGCTGCTGTCGACCGTGCTGGCCCCGCTCAAGGACTCGGTCGTGTCGGCGTTCACGAAGGCCACCCGCCGCGGGCCGTCCGTCCACGCGCTCGAGGAGGACTCGACTCCCGCCTCGGCGTCCCCGGCGGAGGCGTCGGGCGTGATCCGCGGCCAGTACGAGATCGTCCGCCAGATCGGCGCGGGCGGCATGGGCATGGTCTACGAAGGGACCGACCGTTCGCTCGGCCGGCGCGTGGCGATCAAGAAGATGCGCGACGAGCTGCGCGTCAACCCGCGCGAGCGCGAGCGGTTCGTCATCGAGGCGAAGACCGTGGCCTCCCTGCGCCACCCGAACATCGTGGACATATACGCGATCGCCGAGGAGGGCGACGACGTCTACCTCGTGTTCGAGTACGTCGACGGCAAGACCATCCACGACCTCGTGCAGTCGCAGGGCCGGCTCAACCGCGCGGACGCGGTGCGGGCGACCTCCGCGATGGGCGAGGCGCTGACCTACGCGCACGCGCACGGCGTGATCCACCGCGACATGAAGCCCTCGAACAAGGTGATGGACTTCGGCATCGCGCGCATGGCCAAGGACGCGCTGACGCGCTACTCGATGACGAACACCGTCGTCGGCACGCCGCCGTACATGGCGCCGGAGCAGGAGCAGGGCGTGGTGCGCAAGGAGTCCGACGTGTACGCGCTGGCGATCTGCTCCTACGAGATGCTGACCGGCAAGCTGCCCTTCATCGGCGTCGCCGCGGGCATGCTGATGAACAAGATCAACATGAGCTACATCCTGCCCTCGCGCGCCATCGCCGGCCTGCCCGCGTCGATCGACGAGGTCTTCCTGAAGGCCTTCCAGGCCGATCCCGACCAGCGCTACCGCACCCCGAAGGAGTTCGCCGACGCCCTCGAGGCTGCCTTCGGCGGAGCCCGCTCATCGCGTCCCGTATGA
- a CDS encoding protein kinase produces MSARASVLAAALLAMHCFVSTGVNAEDPDKPELTVEEQDAIGMVGPNIPGYPDILSDPVRLAAALEAQKGQQPRIPPATFDLASTALLRLAEKNGMVKPDPKVTPAPVNGDVPARAVPTAPERYYRAVAAHSPNRPEVHVELGQYSYQRKDYGTALGDYENAIKLDPANEKAWLGYGHSANELGDYRLASMAAKQLLARDPGNKEALGLYAFATGRAPTVNLPSSIFQGGAGAAGLPDAAAGLPPPASGGVAAGGYNAPSRTPEQVAAAARAQAAAAGPGAAQRSVAITKDAEAALRVKDYPTAHQLASQAIGIYADNVKALNFRAIASNRLHRYNDAVTDASAALALAPGNAAVLQTRSWAFAKQGLFQEALKDAEDTLARDPSNPYAYQNKAMALAGMKDRAGALDALRRSAALDPRFQNLLERALQLPEDQDMSLLFDDQYTAAAAAAPPPPPRTGKRFARLAMLSGMGGILIALGILHVVSASWREKVHMTIRRVLAPSEAVGSEEAAEAAPAGVNPGAAFWLQYELVKEIGLGGMGVVYEALDRSLERRVAVKKMRDEIRIDPHERRRFVNEAKLVAQLRHPNIVDIYAIVEEGAEVYLVFEFVSGRTLGDQLKSEGPMSLEAARGVLHHVAEAVEHAHAAQIVHRDLKPSNIMITDDGRVKVMDFGVARQAKDAITKMSMTNTVVGTPPYMAPEQQQGTVRRESDVYALGVCLYEMLTGHLPFTGGGAAMLLNKLNGKHIPPSQRNPALPEGMDAVLAKALTPDPDKRYHTPTELVAALDAVIASRV; encoded by the coding sequence ATGAGTGCCCGGGCCTCCGTCCTCGCCGCCGCACTGCTGGCGATGCACTGCTTCGTGTCGACCGGCGTCAACGCGGAGGACCCCGACAAGCCCGAGCTGACCGTGGAAGAGCAGGATGCGATCGGCATGGTCGGCCCTAACATCCCCGGCTATCCCGACATCCTGTCCGATCCCGTCAGGCTCGCCGCGGCCCTCGAGGCGCAAAAGGGTCAGCAGCCGCGTATCCCGCCGGCGACCTTCGACCTCGCCAGCACCGCTTTGCTTCGCCTCGCGGAAAAGAACGGCATGGTGAAGCCGGATCCGAAAGTCACCCCAGCGCCGGTCAACGGCGACGTCCCGGCGAGGGCGGTCCCGACCGCGCCGGAACGCTATTATCGCGCCGTGGCGGCACATTCGCCCAACCGGCCGGAAGTTCACGTGGAACTGGGACAGTACTCCTATCAGCGGAAGGATTACGGCACCGCTCTCGGCGACTACGAAAATGCGATCAAGCTCGATCCGGCGAACGAGAAGGCCTGGCTCGGCTACGGCCACTCGGCCAACGAGCTCGGCGACTACCGACTCGCTTCGATGGCCGCCAAGCAGCTTTTGGCGCGGGATCCAGGCAACAAGGAAGCCCTGGGGCTGTATGCCTTTGCGACCGGCCGGGCTCCGACGGTGAACCTTCCTTCATCCATTTTTCAGGGTGGCGCGGGGGCCGCGGGCCTTCCGGATGCCGCCGCTGGCCTGCCTCCGCCCGCATCCGGCGGGGTCGCCGCCGGCGGCTACAACGCCCCGTCCCGGACGCCCGAGCAGGTCGCCGCGGCGGCGCGCGCGCAGGCGGCGGCGGCCGGCCCCGGCGCGGCGCAGCGCTCCGTCGCGATCACGAAGGACGCGGAGGCCGCGCTGCGCGTGAAGGACTACCCCACCGCCCATCAGCTCGCCAGCCAGGCGATCGGGATCTACGCGGACAACGTCAAGGCCCTCAACTTCCGCGCGATCGCCTCGAACCGGCTGCACCGCTACAACGACGCCGTGACCGACGCGAGCGCGGCGCTGGCCTTGGCCCCGGGCAACGCGGCCGTGCTCCAGACCCGCTCGTGGGCGTTCGCCAAGCAGGGGCTCTTCCAGGAGGCGCTCAAGGACGCCGAGGACACCTTGGCGCGCGATCCGTCGAACCCCTACGCCTACCAGAACAAGGCCATGGCGCTCGCGGGGATGAAGGACCGCGCCGGCGCCCTGGACGCGCTGCGCCGCTCGGCCGCGCTCGACCCGCGCTTTCAGAATCTGCTCGAGCGCGCCCTGCAGCTGCCCGAGGACCAGGACATGAGCCTGCTGTTCGACGACCAGTACACGGCCGCGGCGGCCGCCGCGCCCCCGCCTCCGCCCCGGACCGGCAAGCGCTTCGCGCGCCTGGCCATGCTCTCCGGCATGGGCGGCATCCTCATCGCCCTCGGGATCCTCCACGTCGTGTCGGCGAGCTGGCGCGAGAAGGTCCACATGACGATCCGCCGGGTGCTCGCGCCCTCGGAGGCGGTGGGCAGCGAGGAGGCGGCCGAGGCCGCTCCCGCCGGGGTCAACCCGGGCGCGGCCTTCTGGCTCCAGTACGAGCTCGTAAAGGAGATCGGCCTCGGCGGCATGGGGGTCGTCTACGAGGCGCTGGACCGCTCCCTCGAGCGGCGCGTCGCGGTCAAGAAGATGCGCGACGAGATCCGCATCGACCCGCACGAGCGCCGCCGCTTCGTCAACGAGGCCAAGCTCGTCGCCCAGCTGCGCCATCCGAACATCGTGGACATCTACGCGATCGTCGAGGAGGGGGCCGAGGTCTACCTCGTGTTCGAGTTCGTCTCGGGACGCACGCTCGGCGACCAGCTCAAGAGCGAGGGCCCGATGAGCCTCGAGGCGGCCCGCGGCGTACTGCACCACGTGGCCGAGGCCGTCGAGCACGCGCACGCCGCCCAAATCGTGCACCGCGACCTCAAGCCGTCGAATATCATGATCACCGACGACGGGCGCGTCAAGGTCATGGACTTCGGCGTCGCGCGCCAGGCCAAGGACGCGATCACGAAGATGTCGATGACCAACACCGTCGTCGGCACCCCGCCCTACATGGCGCCCGAGCAGCAGCAGGGCACCGTGCGCCGGGAGTCGGACGTGTACGCCCTCGGGGTCTGCCTGTACGAGATGCTGACCGGCCACCTGCCCTTCACGGGCGGGGGGGCGGCCATGCTGCTCAACAAGCTCAACGGCAAGCACATCCCGCCGAGCCAGCGCAATCCGGCCCTCCCGGAAGGGATGGACGCGGTCCTCGCCAAGGCGCTGACCCCCGATCCGGACAAGCGCTACCATACGCCGACGGAGCTCGTCGCCGCCCTGGACGCGGTCATCGCCTCACGCGTGTGA
- a CDS encoding 4-hydroxythreonine-4-phosphate dehydrogenase PdxA yields MSAIFPRPSKTIAFTCGDPAGVGPRGALASLRAGALPAGVTPVLVGEASVWRRAGWRPSDGPIRDTSLGLPAPRAGRPTPAGGRISAASFEEALRLVARGLAGGVVTAPISKTSWSQAGYPWRDHTERLADFAGKPDAQMVLGVPSRGLWCAIATRHIALKGVPRALNARAIAACAETLGEALRQLGKRKPRIALCALNPHAGEHGLIGTEEQELLAPLAARLDIDGPLPADSAWRLHVEGAYDGLVCLYHDQALIPLKALGGLAGVNWTVGIPFVRTSPAHGTAYEAAAAGRTDPAAAIESARLAARLLS; encoded by the coding sequence TTGAGCGCAATCTTCCCGCGACCCTCTAAGACCATCGCCTTCACCTGCGGCGATCCCGCGGGCGTCGGTCCCCGGGGCGCCTTGGCCTCTCTGCGCGCCGGGGCCCTCCCGGCCGGGGTGACGCCGGTCCTCGTCGGCGAGGCCTCCGTCTGGCGCCGGGCCGGCTGGCGCCCGTCCGACGGCCCCATCCGCGACACCTCCCTCGGCCTGCCCGCCCCTCGCGCGGGCCGTCCGACCCCGGCCGGCGGCAGGATCTCGGCCGCGTCCTTCGAGGAGGCGCTCCGGCTCGTCGCCCGGGGGCTCGCGGGAGGCGTCGTCACCGCCCCGATCTCGAAGACCTCCTGGTCCCAGGCCGGCTACCCGTGGCGGGACCACACCGAGCGCCTCGCCGACTTCGCGGGCAAGCCCGACGCGCAGATGGTCCTCGGCGTGCCCTCGCGCGGGCTATGGTGCGCGATCGCTACCCGTCATATCGCCCTGAAGGGAGTGCCGCGGGCGCTGAACGCGCGCGCGATCGCCGCGTGCGCCGAGACCCTCGGGGAGGCCCTGCGTCAGCTCGGGAAAAGGAAGCCCCGCATCGCCCTCTGCGCCCTCAATCCTCACGCGGGGGAGCACGGCCTGATCGGGACCGAGGAGCAGGAGCTGCTCGCCCCGCTCGCCGCTCGCCTCGATATCGACGGTCCGCTGCCCGCCGACTCGGCGTGGCGCCTGCACGTCGAAGGGGCCTACGACGGGCTCGTCTGCCTGTACCACGATCAGGCGCTGATCCCGCTCAAGGCGCTGGGGGGGCTGGCGGGCGTCAACTGGACCGTCGGGATCCCGTTCGTGCGGACCTCTCCCGCCCACGGCACCGCCTACGAGGCGGCGGCCGCGGGTCGCACGGACCCCGCGGCCGCCATCGAGTCGGCCCGGCTCGCGGCGCGGCTGCTGTCCTAG
- a CDS encoding peptidylprolyl isomerase, whose translation MNSSGRTFLSFALLLSAFVPSAGAKLLEDTVAVVNGKPILLSEFQKEAATAQEFWTKTNPAAMADPANLRKLKESTLEQLIDRELLIQEGARLKIKVREREIDNAVDEIKARFKKDERGNNLSEAEAEAAFQEQLKGEGLDWGKFRERLSHQILARKTIDEAVKARMVPPTEEETKAYFAKILTYLDSKSTGAPAGMGEEEGMALREVAGQVKALSSERVRVQRVLIRLSPGASDNEKKRAQKTAEAVKKRLDAGEDFATVAKEDSEDPESAARGGDLGYVLRGVAPPELEKAAFVLGVGDTSGPIYTESGYNVIRVTEKRAAEKPEYEKFKDELANFLGGASFQKKVEDFVKGLRDKATIERNLPATL comes from the coding sequence ATGAACAGTTCAGGTAGGACTTTCCTGTCTTTCGCCTTGCTGCTGAGCGCCTTCGTCCCGTCGGCCGGCGCCAAGCTCCTCGAAGACACCGTCGCGGTCGTCAACGGCAAGCCGATCCTCCTCTCCGAGTTCCAGAAGGAAGCCGCCACCGCCCAGGAATTCTGGACCAAGACCAACCCCGCCGCGATGGCCGACCCGGCCAACCTGCGCAAGCTCAAGGAGAGCACGCTCGAGCAGCTCATCGACCGCGAGCTCCTGATCCAGGAAGGCGCGCGTCTTAAGATCAAGGTCCGCGAGCGCGAGATCGACAACGCCGTCGACGAGATCAAGGCGCGCTTCAAGAAGGACGAGCGCGGCAACAACCTCTCCGAGGCCGAAGCCGAGGCCGCGTTCCAGGAGCAGCTCAAGGGCGAGGGCCTCGACTGGGGCAAGTTCCGCGAGCGCCTGTCCCACCAGATCCTGGCGCGCAAGACGATCGACGAGGCCGTGAAGGCCCGGATGGTCCCGCCCACCGAGGAGGAGACCAAGGCCTACTTCGCCAAGATCCTGACCTACCTCGACAGCAAGAGCACCGGCGCGCCCGCGGGCATGGGCGAGGAAGAGGGCATGGCCCTGCGCGAGGTCGCCGGCCAGGTCAAGGCCCTCAGCTCCGAGCGCGTGCGCGTGCAGCGCGTCCTCATCCGCCTGTCGCCGGGCGCCTCGGACAACGAGAAGAAGAGGGCGCAGAAGACCGCGGAGGCGGTGAAGAAGCGGCTCGACGCCGGCGAGGACTTCGCCACGGTGGCCAAGGAGGATTCCGAGGACCCCGAGAGCGCGGCGCGCGGCGGAGACCTCGGCTACGTCCTGCGCGGCGTGGCCCCGCCCGAGCTCGAGAAGGCGGCCTTCGTCCTCGGCGTGGGAGACACGAGCGGCCCGATCTACACCGAGTCGGGCTACAACGTCATCCGCGTCACCGAGAAGCGCGCGGCGGAGAAGCCCGAGTACGAGAAGTTCAAGGACGAGCTCGCGAACTTCCTCGGCGGCGCTTCCTTCCAGAAGAAGGTCGAGGACTTCGTGAAGGGCCTGCGCGACAAGGCCACGATTGAGCGCAATCTTCCCGCGACCCTCTAA
- a CDS encoding peptidylprolyl isomerase, which yields MAKRTRFILLLAFFAAACRGEKDPVVARVGKLKITQSEFQRKIGEVSQGYQDYVLSPSGRRQFLDVLIREKLVLAAAQQSDVPRSAEFRAQLEKLRKEEEERVREGGDYLLTSMWIEDLRKRGELKVDESDVRDYLIKHPVEVDMRHVLLGTPEAAAAVAKRLRGGANFVKVAKEESLDAATASDGGKLPTSLYGEVIPELEEVVFRMRVGEIGGPLKSKFGYHVMRKDGEKKVSLEEGRARVARLLEKQKLDAHLQAIQTKFPVEVVDEQFR from the coding sequence GTGGCTAAGCGGACCCGTTTTATCCTGCTCCTGGCTTTCTTCGCCGCCGCCTGCCGCGGCGAAAAGGACCCCGTCGTCGCGCGCGTGGGCAAGCTCAAGATCACCCAGAGCGAGTTCCAGCGCAAGATCGGCGAGGTGTCCCAGGGCTACCAGGACTACGTTTTGTCGCCGAGCGGCCGGCGACAATTCCTGGACGTCCTGATCCGCGAGAAGCTCGTGCTCGCCGCCGCCCAGCAGTCGGACGTGCCGCGCTCGGCGGAGTTCCGCGCCCAGCTCGAGAAGCTGCGTAAAGAGGAGGAGGAGCGCGTCCGCGAGGGCGGCGACTACCTCCTGACCTCGATGTGGATCGAGGACCTGCGCAAGCGCGGCGAGCTGAAGGTGGACGAGAGCGACGTCCGCGACTACCTGATCAAGCATCCCGTCGAGGTGGACATGCGCCACGTCCTGCTCGGCACGCCCGAGGCCGCCGCCGCCGTGGCCAAGCGCCTGCGCGGGGGGGCCAACTTCGTGAAGGTCGCCAAGGAGGAGTCGCTCGACGCCGCGACCGCCTCGGACGGCGGCAAGCTCCCGACCTCGCTGTACGGCGAGGTGATCCCCGAGCTCGAGGAGGTCGTCTTCCGCATGCGCGTCGGCGAGATCGGCGGCCCGCTGAAGAGCAAGTTCGGCTACCACGTCATGCGCAAGGACGGCGAGAAGAAGGTCTCCCTCGAGGAAGGCCGCGCCCGCGTGGCGCGCCTGCTCGAGAAGCAGAAGCTCGACGCGCACCTGCAGGCGATCCAGACGAAATTCCCGGTGGAGGTCGTTGATGAACAGTTCAGGTAG
- a CDS encoding DEAD/DEAH box helicase, with the protein MKKVVGAPGSGARAYLARLILQGEPPAGVEAPKGPLVLVLPDADAVEDVADAVKALAPLFGGKSEAVAVFGDDARERLASLELLRGGARLVLATPEGLGAPAPGRSDFSARTVRFRAGDLSPRDSAIDALVAAGYQRVEFVESPGEFAVRGAVLDFHALEPAVAYRVLYDEDRVASIRPFDPISQEPQAVIAQAVATPAEEPQEGARVVDWLTEGALWLIGEGVSVEVPEGTPSLGLARGAATGPDEKDFGARAVGPFGGDPKNAWAEMKRDAARAQKVVLFSLNHGEDARLQEILSEEIPGVPVQFLIGPLREGVRRPLSELAVYATSQIFERDWRGVGRWKRFAAKGAGTTRWRELKNGDFVVHQDYGVARYQGLEPISVPGHGPQDCVKLEYRGSDRLFVPLTEFDRVQKYAGAEGKRPRLSSLDTRTWEEVKKQVAEGVRDLAEELLRMQARRAAKPGYEFPGESIMEREFADGFPYEPTEDQARAIKETLEDMMTPRPMDRLVVGDVGFGKTEVAMRAAFKCAMGLKQCAVLAPTTVLADQHFRTFSRRMAGFPVRLAMMTRFQTKAEQKEILKDLAAGKVDVVIGTSRLLQKDVRFHDIGLIVIDEEHRFGVSDKEKLKKIRENVDVLALSATPIPRSLHQSMTGLRQISLIQSAPAGRQPIVTRVGPWDERVISTAIAEELARGGQVYYVHNRVRTMADTLEQIKTLSGGARVAMVHGQMKGPDIEKAMWDLAQRKSDVLVASTIIESGLDIPSVNTLLVEDAQDFGLAQLYQLRGRIGREKSRAFCYLFHPPDAEMKDLPEDAIKRLDALKEFGALGAGIKLALRDLEIRGAGDLLGAKQHGFMNAVGADYYAQLLESEVSRLRGKRLEEDDRPVEVDLRLPAYIPQDYLPGEIERLKIYKRALRATPEEAKGILEELERLSGPAPKPVVNLFAMLTLRAEARRAKVAEISEKDGAVELRWRADAPPHPDAPARWLKAFGKRVSFIPSFEGDAVRLTLGEQTAIDAVRAFLKT; encoded by the coding sequence GTGAAGAAGGTCGTCGGCGCGCCCGGCTCCGGGGCGCGCGCCTACCTCGCCCGGCTCATCCTTCAAGGCGAGCCGCCGGCCGGCGTCGAGGCGCCGAAGGGTCCCCTCGTCCTCGTCCTGCCCGACGCCGACGCCGTCGAGGACGTCGCCGACGCGGTCAAGGCCCTCGCGCCGCTGTTCGGCGGCAAGTCCGAGGCCGTCGCCGTGTTCGGCGACGACGCGCGCGAGCGCCTGGCCTCGCTCGAGCTCCTGCGCGGCGGCGCGCGCCTCGTGCTCGCCACGCCGGAGGGCCTCGGCGCGCCGGCGCCGGGACGCTCCGACTTCTCCGCCCGCACCGTGCGCTTCCGCGCCGGGGACCTGAGCCCGCGCGACAGCGCGATCGACGCCCTCGTCGCCGCCGGCTATCAGCGCGTCGAGTTCGTCGAGAGCCCCGGCGAGTTCGCCGTGCGCGGCGCCGTGCTCGACTTCCACGCGCTCGAGCCCGCGGTCGCCTACCGCGTGCTGTACGACGAGGACCGCGTGGCCTCGATCCGGCCGTTCGATCCGATCTCGCAGGAGCCGCAGGCCGTGATCGCCCAGGCGGTCGCCACGCCCGCCGAGGAGCCTCAGGAGGGCGCCCGCGTCGTGGACTGGCTGACGGAAGGGGCGCTGTGGCTGATCGGCGAGGGCGTCTCGGTCGAGGTCCCCGAGGGGACGCCCAGCCTCGGTCTCGCGCGCGGCGCCGCGACCGGCCCCGACGAGAAGGATTTCGGCGCCCGCGCCGTCGGCCCCTTCGGCGGCGACCCGAAGAACGCGTGGGCGGAGATGAAGCGCGACGCGGCGCGCGCGCAGAAGGTGGTCTTGTTCAGCCTCAACCACGGCGAGGACGCCCGCCTTCAGGAGATACTGTCCGAGGAGATTCCCGGCGTGCCGGTCCAGTTCCTGATCGGGCCGCTGCGCGAGGGGGTCCGGCGCCCCCTGTCCGAGCTGGCGGTGTACGCGACCTCCCAGATCTTCGAGCGCGACTGGCGCGGCGTCGGGCGCTGGAAGCGCTTCGCGGCCAAGGGCGCGGGCACGACGCGCTGGCGGGAGCTCAAGAACGGGGACTTCGTCGTCCACCAGGACTACGGCGTGGCGCGCTACCAGGGCCTCGAGCCGATCTCGGTGCCGGGCCACGGTCCGCAGGACTGCGTCAAGCTCGAGTACCGCGGCTCGGACCGCCTGTTCGTCCCGCTGACCGAGTTCGACCGCGTGCAGAAGTACGCCGGCGCCGAGGGCAAGCGCCCGCGGCTGTCTTCCTTGGATACTCGGACATGGGAAGAGGTCAAGAAGCAGGTCGCCGAGGGCGTCCGCGACCTCGCCGAGGAGCTGCTGCGCATGCAGGCCCGCCGCGCGGCGAAGCCCGGCTATGAGTTCCCGGGAGAGTCCATCATGGAGCGGGAGTTCGCGGACGGCTTCCCTTATGAGCCGACCGAGGACCAGGCCCGCGCGATCAAGGAGACCCTCGAGGACATGATGACGCCGCGGCCGATGGACCGCCTCGTCGTCGGCGACGTCGGCTTCGGCAAGACCGAGGTCGCGATGCGCGCCGCGTTCAAGTGCGCGATGGGCCTCAAGCAGTGCGCGGTGCTGGCGCCGACGACCGTCCTCGCCGACCAGCACTTCCGCACCTTCTCTCGCCGCATGGCCGGCTTCCCGGTGCGGCTGGCGATGATGACGCGCTTCCAGACCAAGGCCGAGCAGAAGGAGATATTGAAGGACCTCGCCGCGGGCAAGGTGGACGTGGTCATCGGCACCTCGCGCCTGCTCCAGAAGGACGTGCGCTTCCACGACATCGGCCTCATCGTCATCGACGAGGAGCACCGCTTCGGCGTCAGCGACAAGGAGAAGCTCAAGAAGATCCGCGAGAACGTCGACGTCCTGGCCCTGTCGGCCACTCCGATCCCCCGCTCCCTGCACCAATCCATGACGGGCCTGCGCCAGATCTCCTTGATCCAGAGCGCCCCGGCCGGCCGCCAGCCGATCGTGACCCGCGTCGGTCCCTGGGACGAGCGTGTGATCTCGACGGCCATCGCCGAGGAGCTCGCGCGCGGCGGCCAGGTGTACTACGTCCACAACCGCGTGCGCACCATGGCCGACACGCTCGAGCAGATCAAGACGCTGTCCGGCGGGGCGCGCGTCGCGATGGTCCACGGCCAGATGAAGGGCCCCGACATCGAGAAGGCGATGTGGGACCTGGCGCAGCGCAAGAGCGACGTCCTCGTCGCCTCGACCATCATCGAGTCCGGCCTCGACATCCCGAGCGTGAACACCCTATTAGTGGAGGACGCGCAGGACTTCGGTCTCGCCCAGCTGTACCAGCTGCGCGGCCGCATCGGGCGCGAGAAGAGCCGCGCGTTCTGCTACCTGTTCCATCCGCCCGACGCGGAGATGAAGGACCTGCCCGAGGACGCGATCAAGCGCCTGGACGCGCTGAAGGAGTTCGGGGCATTGGGAGCGGGCATCAAATTGGCCCTCCGGGACCTCGAGATCAGAGGCGCGGGGGACCTCCTGGGCGCCAAACAGCACGGCTTCATGAACGCCGTCGGCGCCGACTATTACGCGCAGCTGCTGGAGAGCGAGGTCTCGCGGCTGCGCGGCAAGCGGCTCGAGGAGGACGACCGGCCGGTCGAGGTGGACCTGCGCCTGCCGGCCTACATCCCGCAGGACTACCTGCCCGGCGAGATCGAGCGCCTGAAGATATATAAAAGAGCGCTTCGGGCGACGCCCGAAGAGGCCAAGGGCATCCTGGAGGAGCTCGAGCGCCTCTCCGGCCCCGCCCCGAAGCCGGTCGTGAACCTCTTCGCGATGCTGACCTTGCGCGCCGAGGCCCGCCGCGCCAAGGTGGCCGAGATCTCCGAGAAGGACGGCGCCGTCGAGCTGCGCTGGCGCGCCGACGCCCCTCCGCATCCCGACGCGCCCGCGCGCTGGCTCAAGGCCTTCGGCAAGCGCGTGTCGTTCATCCCCTCGTTCGAGGGGGACGCCGTGCGCCTGACGCTCGGCGAGCAGACCGCGATCGACGCCGTGCGCGCCTTCTTGAAGACGTAG